In Lutra lutra chromosome 13, mLutLut1.2, whole genome shotgun sequence, one genomic interval encodes:
- the LOC125083482 gene encoding interferon alpha-1/2-like: MHKRRCSEKLEPQVSDVPTPARPTAPAGSPMALPCSFLVALVVLSCHSLGSLGCDLPQDHGLLHWRALMLLRQMRRLSASSCDKYTNDFGFPQEVFDGKQLQKAQALSVVHVTNQKTFHLFCTEASPAPWNTTLLGELCSGLSEQLGHLEACPLQEAGVGEMPLVNGDSILRNYFQRISLYLQEKQYSPCAWEMVRAETMKPLYASTALHKRLLSRK; the protein is encoded by the coding sequence ATGCACAAGAGAAGATGTTCAGAGAAGCTAGAGCCACAGGTCTCAGACgtgcccaccccagccaggccaACAGCACCTGCAGGATCCCCGATGGCCCTACCCTGTTCCTTCTTGGTGGCCCTGGTGGTGCTCAGCTGCCACTCCCTCGGCTCTCTGGGATGTGACCTGCCTCAGGACCACGGCCTGCTGCACTGGAGGGCCTTGATGCTCCTGCGACAAATGAGGAGACTGTCTGCTAGCTCCTGTGACAAGTACACAAACGACTTTGGCTTCCCCCAGGAGGTGTTTGACGGCAAGCAGCTGCAGAAGGCTCAAGCCCTCTCTGTTGTCCATGTGACGAACCAGAAGACCTTCCACCTCTTCTGCACAGAGGCCTCACCTGCTCCCTGGAACACGACCCTCCTGGGGGAATTGTGCTCGGGACTTTCTGAGCAGCTGGGCCACCTAGAAGCCTGTCCCCTGcaggaggcgggggtgggagagATGCCCCTCGTGAATGGGGACTCCATCCTGAGGAACTACTTCCAGAGAATCTCCCTCTATCTGCAAGAGAAGCAATACAGCCCTTGTGCCTGGGAGATGGTCCGAGCAGAGACCATGAAACCCTTGTATGCATCAACAGCCTTGCATAAGAGATTGCTTAGCAGGAAGTGA
- the LOC125083790 gene encoding interferon alpha-2-like codes for MALSISVLLALVMLGSSPARSLDCVLHPSHGNLETFTLLSQMERISILSCLKDRTDFSFPQMLVDGNKFEKTEATAVTHEMLRQIFSLFSQRGSLVAWDETLLDKFLAGLHQQLDDLETCLEEEKNMEQLPQGSENSRLAVKRYFRGISLYLEKKEYSRCAWEVVRVEIRRCLFFVSELTRKLRK; via the coding sequence ATGGCCCTCTCCATCTCTGTGCTGCTGGCCCTGGTGATGCTGGGCTCCAGCCCAGCCCGCTCTCTGGACTGTGTCCTGCATCCAAGCCATGGCAATCTGGAAACCTTCACACTGTTGAGTCAGATGGAGAGAATCTCCATTCTGTCCTGTCTGAAGGATAGGACTGACTTCAGCTTTCCTCAGATGCTTGTGGATGGGAACAAGTTTGAGAAGACAGAAGCCACAGCTGTCACGCATGAGATGCTCCGGCAGATCTTCAGCCTTTTCAGCCAAAGGGGCTCCCTGGTGGCTTGGGACGAGACCCTACTGGACAAATTCCTCGCTGGACTTCATCAGCAGCTGGATGACCTGGAGACATgtttggaggaagaaaagaacatggaACAGTTACCCCAGGGAAGTGAGAACTCCAGACTGGCTGTGAAGAGATACTTCCGTGGAATCAGTCTCtatcttgaaaagaaagaatacagCCGCTGTGCCTGGGAGGTTGTCCGGGTGGAAATCAGAAGGTGCTTGTTCTTCGTCAGTGAGCTCACAAGGAAACTCAggaaataa
- the LOC125084017 gene encoding interferon alpha-like: protein MALPCSFLVALVVLSCHSLGSLGCDLPQDHGLLHWRALMLLRQMRRVSPFSCLRDRNDFAFPQEVFDGKQLQKAQALSVVHVTNQKTFHLFCTEASPASWNTTLLEELCSGLSEQLGRLEACPLQEAGVGEMPLVNGDSILRNYFQRISLYLQEKQYSPCAWEMVRAEIMKPLYASTALQKRLKSRK from the coding sequence ATGGCCCTGCCGTGCTCCTTCTTGGTGGCCCTGGTGGTGCTCAGCTGCCACTCCCTCGGCTCTCTGGGATGTGACTTGCCTCAGGACCATGGCCTGCTGCACTGGAGGGCCTTGATGCTCCTGCGACAAATGAGGAGAGTCTCCCCTTTTTCCTGCCTGAGGGACAGAAATGACTTTGCCTTCCCCCAAGAGGTGTTTGACGGCAAGCAGCTACAGAAGGCTCAAGCCCTCTCTGTCGTCCATGTGACGAACCAGAAGACCTTCCACCTCTTCTGCACAGAGGCCTCACCTGCTTCCTGGAACACGACCCTCCTGGAGGAATTGTGCTCGGGACTTTCTGAGCAGCTGGGCCGCCTGGAAGCCTGTCCCCTGcaggaggcgggggtgggagagATGCCCCTGGTGAATGGGGACTCCATCCTGAGGAACTACTTCCAGAGAATCTCCCTCTATCTGCAAGAGAAGCAATACAGCCCTTGTGCCTGGGAGATGGTCAGAGCAGAGATCATGAAACCCTTGTATGCATCAACAGCCTTGCAAAAGAGATTAAAGAGCAGGAAGTGA